The proteins below are encoded in one region of Lonchura striata isolate bLonStr1 chromosome 1, bLonStr1.mat, whole genome shotgun sequence:
- the MACC1 gene encoding metastasis-associated in colon cancer protein 1, which translates to MKTSSWPQLSAVMIGYKEENSSSSGTDSLSSGEIPRSRSEGTLIDVDDQPPSDSYNVNESKLDLDIDWPGVFKHAQSVSKTNPFWNELSGSNPFVHDIAASNRNENNKRLSILKEKPYLFSKISSNRDSLDSSGDELDIDCLLRRNSARRSGRSKSVSDFLDIVDNQKFNAHNTAPQKTTASDLTWLQNDREAYKMAWLSHRQLTRSCLDLEAMSHSPGWAQTQATDIHVVCKLDHEGGSVQLPDSDINIHVPVGHVLPGEFQEVGLKAILNPPLSCNNELSSTVSPLIELTLSNLNTSEAIYLEVKVAAKVKNDPLSQVMSDIVCFFSLNKEGPFKKLENCYIYQDTIQVKLTDLSHVMYAVIAVQASKIQPPATNVWDYVHRTVSVGIYGPKYIHPSFTAVFTVFGHNYIPGKLTICDIKKGGKNMPPVVFQLWGKHTFLLEKPQDLNISLISCDPDFQVKKEDQSKNIKKEELKTGEMVRQQFLFSMLGCREMHVFVFLVQIKILKSSQVTQFHVTTPDPAPKLSGIINRPKRIQNRKEIKSAPWLLIPTIKYPKFQDKTLSVSTYGVALKTVLRQNKIDYLLEYFKGDTIALLGEDKVKAIGQTKMKEWYVGVLRRKIGLVHCKNIKVISKEQAMDTADSELTTRNLVEQIALPFKKLTYIYSVVLSTVSESVYDWRALAEVLGYSHMSLDDFNEAHIDKESERVAHVVKKMKQDCHANKKKRLFLYELIVALLKIDCQGLVARLTQDTIILTAAVKLGKSWRELAEKLARLTKQQIEAYEVPHHGKNGAVTLEMMWKPAYDFLYTWAAHYGDGYRDVLQDLQSALDKMKNPVTKQWRELTGALILVNCMEVLRASAFSKMEEE; encoded by the exons ATGTCAATGAAAGTAAACTGGATTTGGATATTGACTGGCCTGGCGTATTCAAACATGCTCAATCTGTTTCTAAGACTAATCCTTTCTGGAATGAACTGTCAGGATCCAACCCTTTTGTACATGACATAGCTGCTTCcaatagaaatgaaaataataagcGTCTTtctattttaaaggaaaagccTTATTTGTTCTCTAAAATTTCAAGCAATAGGGACTCTTTGGATTCCTCAGGTGATGAGCTAGATATTGACTGTCTCCTAAGAAGGAATTCAGCAAGGAGATCTGGACGATCCAAGAGTGTCTCTGACTTCCTGGATATAGTTGATAACCAAAAATTTAATGCTCACAATACAGCGCCTCAAAAAACTACAGCTTCTGATCTGACATGGCTTCAGAATGACCGTGAAGCCTACAAGATGGCTTGGCTGAGCCACCGACAGCTGACCCGCTCCTGCCTGGATTTAGAAGCCATGAGCcacagccctgggtgggcacaAACACAAGCTACAGACATTCATGTAGTTTGTAAACTGGATCACGAAGGGGGGTCAGTACAGCTACCTGACTCAGATATCAACATTCATGTCCCTGTGGGTCATGTGTTACCAGGAGAATTCCAAGAAGTTGGTTTAAAGGCTATCCTTAACCCTCCATTGTCATGCAACAATGAGCTGTCCAGCACAGTAAGTCCTCTGATAGAACTTACACTGAGCAACCTCAACACGAGTGAAGCCATTTACCTAGAAGTGAAAGTTGCAGCTAAAGTGAAGAATGATCCACTCAGCCAAGTTATGAGTGATATCGTGTGTTTCTTTAGTCTCAACAAAGAAGGACCTTTTAAGAAGCTAGAGAATTGCTATATATATCAAGATACCATACAAGTGAAGCTAACAGACCTAAGTCATGTGATGTATGCAGTGATTGCTGTACAAGCAAGCAAAATCCAGCCTCCAGCAACTAATGTGTGGGACTATGTCCATAGAACAGTCTCAGTTGGAATTTATGGTCCCAAATATATTCATCCATCTTTTACAGCAGTTTTTACAGTCTTTGGTCATAACTACATTCCAGGAAAACTCACGATTTGTGATATAAAAAAAGGGGGGAAGAATATGCCTCCTGTGGTGTTTCAGCTGTGGGGAAAGCATACATTTCTTCTTGAAAAACCACAAGATCTAAATATTTCTTTGATATCCTGTGATCCAGATTTTCAAGTAAAAAAGGAAgatcaaagtaaaaatattaaaaaggagGAGCTGAAAACTGGTGAAATGGTCCGCCAACAATTCCTATTTTCCATGCTTGGATGCAGGGAGATGCAtgtctttgttttccttgttcAGATTAAAATCTTGAAAAGTAGCCAAGTAACACAGTTCCATGTTACAACTCCTGATCCAGCTCCAAAATTAAGTGGAATTATTAATAGGCCAAAGCGCATACAAAACCGCAAAGAAATCAAGTCTGCACCATGGCTTTTGATACCAACAATAAAATATCCAAAGTTTCAAGACAAAACTCTGAGTGTCAGTACTTATGGAGTGGCTTTGAAAACTGTGTTACGACAGAATAAGATTGACTATTTGCTGGAATATTTTAAAGGAGACACAATAGCACTGCTTGGTGAAGATAAAGTTAAAGCCATTGGACAAACTAAAATGAAAGAGTGGTATGTGGGTGTTCTCAGAAGAAAGATTGGTCTTGTACATTGCAAAAACATTAAAGTGATTTCTAAAGAACAAGCTATGGACACTGCTGATAGTGAGCTAACAACCAGGAATCTTGTTGAACAAATTGCATTGCCATTCAAAAAACTGACTTATATCTACTCGGTAGTTCTGTCTACAGTATCAGAGAGTGTTTATGACTGGAGAGCTTTAGCTGAGGTGTTGGGATACTCACATATGTCTTTGGATGACTTTAATGAGGCACATATTGATAAAGAATCAGAAAGAGTTGCACATGTTGTGAAAAAGATGAAGCAAGACTGCCatgctaacaaaaaaaaaagactatttCTTTATGAACTCATTGTT GCACTTTTGAAAATAGATTGCCAGGGATTAGTGGCACGTCTTACCCAGGACACCATCATTTTGACTGCAGCTGTCAAGCTTGGCAAAAGCTGGCGGGAGCTTGCGGAGAAGTTAGCCCGCCTCACAAAGCAGCAAATAGAGGCTTACGAAGTGCCCCACCACGGGAAAAATGGAGCAGTAACTCTGGAG ATGATGTGGAAACCTGCATATGACTTTCTCTACACTTGGGCTGCCCATTATGGAGATGGTTATAGGGATGTCTTACAGGACCTACAATCAGCCTTGGATAAAATGAAAAACCCAGTAACAAAACAGTGGCGAGAGTTAACTGGAGCTCTGATTCTTGTGAATTGCATGGAGGTGTTAAGAGCAAGTGCCTTCTCCAAAATGGAGGAAGAGTAA